A single region of the Nicotiana sylvestris chromosome 6, ASM39365v2, whole genome shotgun sequence genome encodes:
- the LOC104241148 gene encoding uncharacterized protein, which yields MERDFMGLTHHVKQEVTEEPIDPGLMKNKTAEDAEDGPPELLFIHAGYTSKISDFSWNPCEDWVVARVAEDNILQIWQMAENIYHDEDDILNESHLCIFLEEEGMEKRKKWEGENEYGQILGIKGREKRVIYGYL from the exons ATGGAGAGAGATTTTATGGGTTTGACTCATCATGTGAAGCAAGAAGTCACTGAAGAACCTATAGATCCAG GATTGATGAAGAACAAAACAGCAGAAGATGCAGAAGATGGGCCACCAGAGTTGCTCTTTATTCATGCTGGTTATACAAGTAAAATTTCTGACTTCTCATGGAACCCATGTGAAGACTGGGTCGTCGCTAGAGTTGCTGAAGACAATATACTACAAATCTGGCAGATGGCGGAAAACATCTACCACGATGAAGATGATATACTCAATGAGTCTCATCTCTGTATTTTTTTAGAAGAAGAAGGAAtggagaagagaaagaaatgggagggggaaaacgaaTATGGTCAGATCTTAGGAATTaaggggagagagaaacgtgtgatatatggatacctttaa